The window AGACGAAGACATCGAAATTTTAGCTCAAAATGCGATGTTAGATGTTTGCGCAGCGACAAACCCACGAAAAGCTACTCTTGAAGATATTAAACAAATAATTACAAATGCAATGGGACCGGTTGTGGTACAAGTTAACCAAAATGAAGCCGTAACAGTCTCTTAATTACCTAAACACAAAAACCTTTGGATATTTTATCCAAAGGTTTTTTATTGGTTTGCCCGATAGGCACAACAACTCCATAGGGAAAGTCCATTACATGCTTGGTAGTAGGACCTATTGAGAAATCATTCAGCAATCCTATCCACCCGATTTGTCCATATATACCCTTGATACCCTTCTGGAATTTTTTCAAGGCTGCCTTTTGTATCAAAACCCTCTGACCATTTGCCATTTCCTTCTACAATTACGACTCTTGTATTAACCGACGCCATTCTATCTACAAATTTATTCGGCCAACCCCATAAGTATTTTGCATAATTTAAAGGTAAATGAAGCTCCATATTGTGCAATTCTTTTGGAATATAGCCTGTCCAACCTATTAATTCATATTTTAATAACGCCTCTTTCATCATTGCTTTTGTTAATAGCTTCATGTCACTATTCTTTGATCGTAAATAGGAAAATCCTTCACTTTCTCCATCACCATAAACGGTTATGTAATTCAATTGATTTTTAGACATTTTGCTTAAATACGTATCCCACAAAACTTTTGTCGTTTCTTTAGTGGCATCTTTATCATGTATTAAAAACTCTTTATTCGGAAAAGCAGCAAACACCTCGTCTAAGCTTGGTAGCATACCCCTACCTTGACCACGAAACGGGTATGTAGCGCCTTGATCAGCCGTATAGCGATAGCCAATATCTAACTTTTTTAATTCGTCCATCGTAAAATCTTTGACTTCGCCTTTTCCATTTGTTCGATATTCTAGCGTAAAATCATGAAAAACAGCTAGTTGACGGTCCTTCGTTAGTTTAATATCCAATTCCACTACATCCGCACCATGATCAAACGCTGCTTTAATAGAAGGAATTGTATTTTCTAAATAAGGATGTTCAGGTGGATAAATCATTTCAGCTGTATTCGTATCACTCTCTACCTTAGATATATCAAAGGTTTGAGCTAACC is drawn from Solibacillus sp. R5-41 and contains these coding sequences:
- a CDS encoding glycerophosphodiester phosphodiesterase family protein, whose translation is MNKRKGKKRWIILGGFILLAAFVWINNTSLFYSKNTNYKILAHRGLAQTFDISKVESDTNTAEMIYPPEHPYLENTIPSIKAAFDHGADVVELDIKLTKDRQLAVFHDFTLEYRTNGKGEVKDFTMDELKKLDIGYRYTADQGATYPFRGQGRGMLPSLDEVFAAFPNKEFLIHDKDATKETTKVLWDTYLSKMSKNQLNYITVYGDGESEGFSYLRSKNSDMKLLTKAMMKEALLKYELIGWTGYIPKELHNMELHLPLNYAKYLWGWPNKFVDRMASVNTRVVIVEGNGKWSEGFDTKGSLEKIPEGYQGYIWTNRVDRIAE